A region from the Mycolicibacterium phlei genome encodes:
- the deoC gene encoding deoxyribose-phosphate aldolase: MTYTRAEVAALVDHTLLKPEATDADVTALVREAAELGVYSVCVSPSMVAVAAGVASPAQRLCAVVGFPSGKHLSVIKAEEARRAVADGAAEIDMVIDVGAAVAGDYAAVSADVAAVRAAIGDQAVLKVIVESAALLRLGGEQALLESCRAAADAGADFVKTSTGFHPAGGASVHAVELMATVGPQVKASGGIRTADDAIAMLTAGATRLGLSGTRAVLDGLPVHK; encoded by the coding sequence ATGACCTACACCCGCGCAGAGGTGGCCGCGCTGGTCGACCACACGCTGCTCAAACCCGAGGCCACCGACGCCGACGTCACGGCGCTGGTCCGGGAGGCCGCCGAGCTCGGCGTGTACTCGGTGTGCGTGTCGCCGTCGATGGTCGCGGTCGCCGCGGGCGTGGCCTCCCCAGCACAGAGACTCTGCGCGGTCGTCGGCTTCCCGTCCGGCAAGCACCTGTCGGTGATCAAGGCCGAGGAGGCGCGACGGGCGGTGGCCGACGGCGCGGCCGAGATCGACATGGTGATCGACGTGGGCGCCGCGGTGGCCGGCGACTACGCCGCGGTCAGCGCGGACGTCGCCGCGGTGCGCGCCGCGATCGGGGACCAGGCGGTGCTCAAGGTCATCGTCGAATCGGCGGCGCTGCTGCGGCTCGGCGGCGAGCAGGCGTTGCTGGAATCCTGTCGCGCGGCCGCGGATGCCGGCGCGGACTTCGTGAAGACCTCGACCGGTTTCCACCCCGCGGGCGGTGCCTCGGTGCACGCGGTCGAGCTGATGGCCACGGTCGGACCGCAGGTCAAGGCCAGCGGCGGAATCCGCACCGCCGACGACGCGATCGCGATGCTCACCGCAGGCGCGACCCGGTTGGGACTGTCCGGGACCCGGGCGGTGCTCGACGGTCTTCCCGTTCACAAATAA
- a CDS encoding DUF2516 family protein, which produces MQLQGLAGYILLLLWVAVLATTVYAFVHAAMQRQDAYTAADKLTKPVWLVIIGIAGLLALLFGPGSVFGAAIAAVAAGVYLVDVRPKLLEVQGKSR; this is translated from the coding sequence GTGCAGCTCCAAGGCTTGGCGGGTTACATCCTTTTGCTCTTGTGGGTCGCCGTGCTGGCGACCACGGTCTACGCGTTCGTCCATGCGGCGATGCAGCGGCAGGACGCTTACACGGCCGCGGACAAGCTGACCAAGCCGGTGTGGCTGGTGATCATCGGCATCGCCGGCCTGCTGGCACTGCTTTTCGGCCCCGGCTCGGTTTTCGGCGCCGCGATCGCCGCCGTCGCCGCGGGTGTCTACCTGGTCGATGTGCGTCCGAAACTTCTTGAGGTTCAAGGAAAGTCACGGTAG
- a CDS encoding helix-turn-helix domain-containing protein, translating to MSQDENLAAVVSNAAQTAAQDIGSFIRMQREAAQVSVRQLAEKAGVSNPYLSQIERGLRKPSADVLAQIAKALRLSAEVLYVRAGILEPSDPSPVRDAIINDTAITERQKQALLEIYTSFCEQNEAAQKSAATSPGSETGEESAAE from the coding sequence ATGTCGCAGGATGAGAATCTTGCCGCCGTCGTGTCCAACGCTGCCCAGACCGCCGCACAGGACATCGGCTCGTTCATCCGGATGCAGCGGGAGGCCGCTCAGGTGTCGGTGCGGCAGCTGGCCGAGAAGGCCGGCGTCAGCAATCCCTACCTGAGCCAGATCGAACGGGGATTGCGCAAACCCTCGGCGGACGTGCTCGCACAGATCGCCAAGGCGCTGCGGTTGTCGGCGGAGGTGCTCTACGTCCGGGCCGGGATCCTCGAGCCCAGCGATCCCAGTCCGGTCCGCGACGCCATCATCAACGACACCGCCATCACCGAGCGTCAGAAGCAGGCGCTGCTCGAGATCTACACGTCGTTCTGTGAGCAGAACGAGGCCGCGCAGAAATCCGCCGCCACGAGCCCGGGCAGCGAGACAGGTGAGGAGTCAGCCGCTGAATAG
- a CDS encoding DUF445 domain-containing protein — MAHRPSDGGPARAALTAKRPSFAEAFAGADPEADAERRRTLRRMKAVATGFLLGATVIFLLCTWAQSTGDAPGWVGYVRAAAEAGMVGALADWFAVTALFKYPLGLPIPHTAIIKRKKDQLGEGLGTFVRENFLSPDVVATKLRNAEVAGRMGKWLSERAHAERVAAETATVLRVLVEMLRDEDVQHVIDRMIVKRIAEPQWGPPIGRVLSTLLQERRQEALLQLLADRAFQWSLNAGPVIERVVERDSPTWSPRWVDHLVGDRIHRELMDFTDKVRRDPDHELRRSATRFLFEFADDLQNDPGTIARTENIKEQLMGRDEVARAAETAWSAAKRIILESVDDPSSALRTRIADSVVRIGESLCDDADLRDKVDNWIVRAAQHLVAEYGVEITAIITETIERWDADEASRRIELHVGRDLQFIRINGTVVGSLAGLAIYSIAQLLF, encoded by the coding sequence GTGGCACACAGACCGAGCGACGGCGGACCCGCCCGGGCGGCGCTGACCGCCAAGCGACCGAGCTTTGCCGAGGCCTTCGCCGGGGCCGACCCGGAGGCGGACGCCGAGCGGCGCCGCACGCTGCGGCGGATGAAGGCCGTCGCGACCGGCTTCCTGCTGGGCGCCACCGTGATCTTCCTGCTGTGCACCTGGGCCCAGTCCACCGGCGACGCCCCGGGCTGGGTCGGCTACGTGCGCGCGGCCGCCGAGGCCGGAATGGTCGGCGCGCTGGCCGACTGGTTCGCCGTCACCGCGCTGTTCAAGTATCCGCTGGGGCTGCCGATCCCGCACACGGCGATCATCAAGCGCAAGAAGGACCAGCTCGGCGAGGGTCTGGGCACGTTCGTGCGGGAGAACTTCCTGTCCCCGGACGTGGTCGCCACCAAGCTGCGCAACGCCGAGGTGGCCGGCCGGATGGGCAAGTGGCTGTCCGAGCGCGCGCACGCCGAGCGGGTCGCCGCCGAGACCGCCACCGTGCTGCGGGTGCTGGTGGAGATGCTGCGCGACGAGGACGTCCAGCACGTGATCGACCGGATGATCGTCAAGCGCATCGCCGAACCGCAGTGGGGCCCGCCGATCGGGCGGGTGCTGTCCACCCTGCTGCAGGAGCGCCGCCAGGAGGCGCTGCTGCAGCTGCTCGCCGACCGGGCCTTCCAGTGGTCGCTCAACGCCGGGCCGGTCATCGAGCGGGTCGTCGAGCGGGACTCGCCGACCTGGTCGCCGCGCTGGGTGGACCACCTGGTCGGGGACCGCATCCACCGGGAGCTGATGGACTTCACCGACAAGGTGCGCCGCGATCCCGATCACGAACTGCGCCGCTCGGCCACCCGCTTCCTGTTCGAGTTCGCCGACGATCTGCAGAACGATCCGGGCACCATCGCGCGCACCGAGAACATCAAGGAACAGCTGATGGGCCGCGACGAGGTGGCCCGTGCCGCCGAGACCGCGTGGTCGGCGGCCAAGCGGATCATCCTGGAGTCGGTCGACGACCCGTCGTCCGCGCTGCGCACCCGCATCGCTGACTCGGTGGTGCGGATCGGTGAATCCCTCTGCGACGACGCCGATCTGCGCGACAAGGTGGACAACTGGATCGTGCGCGCCGCCCAGCATCTCGTCGCCGAGTATGGGGTGGAGATCACAGCGATCATCACCGAGACCATCGAGCGCTGGGACGCCGACGAAGCCAGCCGACGGATCGAACTGCATGTGGGCCGTGACCTGCAGTTCATCCGGATCAACGGCACCGTGGTGGGCTCGTTGGCGGGCCTGGCCATCTATTCGATAGCCCAGCTACTCTTCTGA
- a CDS encoding TetR/AcrR family transcriptional regulator: MAQQTDAVAVKADGRKRRWHRHKVERRNELVDGTLEAIRRRGSNVSMDEIAAEIGVSKTVLYRYFVDKNDLTTAVMMRFAQTTLIPNMARALSSDLDGFELTREIIRVYVETVAAEPEPYQFVMANNSASKSRAIATSEEIIARMLAVMLRRRMAAAGMDTGGVEPWAYHTVGGVQLATHSWMSNPRMTADELIDYLTMLSWNALCGIVEVGGSLERFRNQPHPPPVLPRQADT; the protein is encoded by the coding sequence GTGGCACAGCAGACCGACGCGGTTGCCGTCAAGGCCGATGGCCGCAAACGCCGATGGCACCGGCACAAAGTCGAACGCCGCAATGAGCTGGTCGACGGCACTCTGGAAGCGATTCGGCGGCGCGGCAGCAACGTCAGCATGGACGAGATCGCGGCCGAGATCGGGGTCTCCAAGACGGTGCTGTACCGCTATTTCGTCGACAAGAACGACCTGACGACCGCGGTGATGATGCGGTTCGCGCAGACCACGCTGATCCCCAACATGGCCAGGGCGCTGTCGTCGGACCTCGACGGTTTCGAGTTGACCCGCGAGATCATCCGCGTCTACGTCGAGACCGTGGCCGCCGAGCCCGAGCCCTACCAGTTCGTGATGGCCAACAACTCGGCCAGCAAGAGCCGCGCGATCGCCACGTCGGAGGAGATCATCGCGCGGATGCTGGCGGTGATGCTGCGCCGCCGGATGGCCGCGGCCGGGATGGACACCGGCGGGGTGGAGCCGTGGGCGTACCACACCGTCGGCGGGGTTCAGCTGGCCACGCACTCGTGGATGTCGAACCCGCGGATGACCGCCGACGAGCTGATCGACTACCTGACCATGCTGTCGTGGAACGCGCTGTGCGGCATCGTCGAGGTGGGCGGGTCGCTGGAGCGGTTCCGCAACCAGCCGCATCCCCCGCCGGTGCTGCCGAGGCAGGCCGATACGTGA
- a CDS encoding PPK2 family polyphosphate kinase, translated as MSSPITSAVRFRPGDTVAGLDLTATPGFEGSKTDAAEVQATRSARLAELQEMLYAGWKAGGDHRNVLLVLQGMDASGKGGIVKHVVGAVNPMGVRYTAFGKPTEEELAHHYLWRIRRALPPAGHIGVFDRSHYEDVLVVRVNNLVPQEVWEKRYDEINAFERELVDGGTTLVKVALFISAEEQKKQLLERLDDPTKHWKYNPGDVDERLKWPAYQQAYQAVLDRTSTDYAPWHVVPANRRWYSRLAVTELLIEALEGLDLSYPPADFDIEAERRRLLDS; from the coding sequence GTGAGCTCGCCGATCACGTCCGCCGTCCGGTTCCGCCCCGGCGACACCGTGGCCGGGCTGGATCTGACGGCGACGCCGGGGTTCGAGGGGTCGAAGACCGACGCGGCGGAGGTCCAGGCGACGCGCAGCGCCCGGCTGGCCGAGCTGCAGGAGATGCTGTACGCCGGTTGGAAGGCCGGCGGCGACCACCGCAACGTGCTGCTGGTGCTGCAGGGCATGGACGCCTCAGGCAAGGGCGGGATCGTCAAACACGTTGTGGGTGCGGTCAATCCGATGGGCGTGCGCTACACCGCGTTCGGTAAGCCGACCGAGGAGGAGCTGGCGCACCACTACCTGTGGCGGATCCGGCGGGCGCTGCCGCCTGCCGGGCACATCGGGGTGTTCGACCGGTCGCACTACGAGGACGTGCTGGTGGTGCGGGTGAACAACCTGGTGCCGCAAGAGGTGTGGGAGAAGCGCTACGACGAGATCAACGCGTTCGAGCGTGAACTCGTCGACGGCGGAACGACATTGGTGAAGGTGGCGCTGTTCATCTCGGCCGAGGAGCAGAAGAAGCAGCTGCTCGAGCGGCTCGACGACCCCACCAAGCACTGGAAGTACAACCCCGGCGACGTCGACGAGCGGCTCAAGTGGCCGGCCTACCAGCAGGCGTACCAGGCGGTGCTGGACCGCACCTCGACCGACTACGCGCCGTGGCACGTGGTGCCGGCGAATCGCCGGTGGTACAGCCGGCTGGCCGTCACCGAACTGCTGATCGAGGCGCTCGAGGGCCTCGACCTGTCCTATCCGCCCGCCGATTTCGACATCGAAGCCGAACGCAGGCGCCTGCTCGACTCCTAG
- a CDS encoding DUF559 domain-containing protein, whose amino-acid sequence MDGLIVASEALATGVVTRQDLRTRYRKIHRNIYAPVEMELNARDRAMAAWLWSRGQAVLVGHSAAAMFGTRWIPPDEPAEITRVRHGTPRGIIVHSDTLADDEICLRGSLDCTTPARTAYDIGRRVPGDLGIIRVDALLNATGCTVEEVEKIARRYPGARGIRRLRDALDLADGGAESPKETELRLLLIRGGLPRPVTQIRVGNRRVDMGYPEFKVGVEYDGEHHWSNPDIHAADIERLEYLAAQGWIIVRVSARHLRLHRDDILRRAYGALAGRGYSGPSPASAA is encoded by the coding sequence ATGGACGGACTCATCGTGGCGAGCGAAGCGCTGGCGACAGGAGTGGTCACGCGTCAGGACCTGCGCACGCGGTACCGCAAGATCCACCGAAACATCTATGCACCCGTCGAGATGGAGCTCAACGCACGGGATCGTGCGATGGCGGCGTGGTTGTGGTCCCGCGGACAGGCGGTACTCGTCGGTCACTCAGCGGCCGCGATGTTCGGCACCCGTTGGATACCACCTGACGAACCGGCTGAGATCACCCGGGTCCGCCACGGCACACCGCGAGGGATCATCGTGCACAGCGACACGCTCGCCGACGACGAAATCTGTCTGCGCGGCAGCCTCGACTGCACCACGCCCGCACGCACCGCCTACGACATCGGCCGCCGGGTCCCGGGCGATCTCGGGATCATCCGCGTCGACGCATTACTCAACGCGACCGGCTGCACCGTCGAGGAGGTCGAGAAGATCGCTCGTCGCTACCCGGGCGCCCGTGGCATCCGGCGGCTGCGTGACGCCCTGGATCTGGCCGACGGCGGCGCCGAGTCCCCCAAGGAAACCGAACTGCGCCTGCTGCTCATCCGCGGCGGACTGCCCCGGCCGGTCACCCAGATTCGCGTCGGCAACCGCCGGGTCGACATGGGCTATCCGGAGTTCAAGGTCGGCGTCGAGTACGACGGCGAACACCACTGGTCGAACCCTGACATCCACGCCGCCGATATCGAACGACTCGAATACCTGGCCGCACAAGGCTGGATCATCGTCCGCGTCAGCGCCCGACACCTGCGCCTGCACCGCGACGACATCCTGCGGCGCGCCTACGGGGCACTCGCCGGTCGCGGCTACTCCGGACCTAGCCCTGCCAGCGCTGCGTGA
- a CDS encoding toluene hydroxylase, whose product MTAATPRRLKTWSIAGETRRKPTEYEVVTGRFHYHFNRKPAPFDLDPNAPINQWYVKYREGSALQAPDWEGFRDPAALNYRRYIALQHDREVYAEGVVDRYESQDLDARLDEQWVQTLARFYTPYRYLLHVLQITSLYVGQLGPSAYITNAAFFQGADELRALQWVAYRAKWLSLTHGTHLANTEATRQIWEDDSAWQPAREALEELLVAYDWGESFVALNLVLKPALDALFKEEFADLAIEHGDQLTAALLQEAQVDTVRNQNWHVALAKYAVGPTQTIAV is encoded by the coding sequence GTGACCGCCGCAACCCCGCGCCGGCTGAAGACCTGGAGCATCGCCGGTGAGACCCGGCGCAAGCCGACCGAATACGAGGTCGTCACCGGCAGGTTCCACTATCACTTCAATCGCAAGCCCGCGCCGTTCGACCTGGACCCGAACGCGCCAATCAACCAGTGGTACGTGAAGTACCGCGAGGGCTCGGCGCTGCAGGCCCCCGATTGGGAGGGCTTCCGCGACCCGGCGGCTCTGAATTACCGGCGTTACATCGCGCTGCAGCACGACCGCGAGGTCTACGCCGAGGGCGTGGTCGACCGCTACGAGTCCCAGGACCTCGACGCCCGGCTGGACGAGCAGTGGGTGCAGACGCTTGCGCGGTTCTACACGCCGTATCGGTATCTGCTGCACGTCCTGCAGATCACCAGCCTGTACGTGGGACAGCTGGGTCCGAGCGCATACATCACCAACGCCGCGTTCTTCCAGGGCGCCGACGAGCTGCGGGCGCTGCAGTGGGTGGCCTACCGGGCGAAGTGGTTGTCACTGACGCACGGCACGCATCTTGCGAACACCGAAGCGACACGCCAGATCTGGGAGGACGACTCGGCCTGGCAGCCAGCCCGGGAGGCGCTGGAGGAGCTGCTTGTGGCCTACGACTGGGGCGAGTCGTTCGTCGCGCTGAACCTGGTGCTCAAGCCGGCGCTGGACGCGTTGTTCAAGGAGGAATTCGCGGACCTGGCGATCGAGCACGGCGATCAGTTGACCGCGGCGCTGCTGCAGGAGGCGCAGGTCGACACGGTGCGGAACCAGAACTGGCACGTCGCGCTGGCCAAGTACGCGGTGGGGCCAACCCAGACAATCGCGGTGTGA
- a CDS encoding MmoB/DmpM family protein has product MTAAAAHDKLVGPVVRGFDPAVVDAVIEAARVDNPDADLTIDDHAGYVRIHAPRFLRITRASLESAAGQEFPLHTLEPALVGFAGRIRYLGDDELHFYLDREE; this is encoded by the coding sequence ATGACCGCTGCAGCAGCACACGACAAACTCGTCGGGCCGGTGGTGCGGGGCTTCGACCCCGCCGTCGTCGACGCGGTCATCGAGGCTGCGCGCGTGGACAACCCGGATGCCGACCTCACCATCGACGATCACGCCGGATACGTGCGAATCCACGCGCCGCGGTTCCTGAGGATTACCCGCGCCAGCCTGGAATCCGCTGCCGGACAGGAGTTTCCACTGCACACCTTGGAGCCGGCGTTGGTCGGCTTCGCCGGCCGGATCCGCTATCTGGGCGACGACGAACTGCACTTCTACCTGGACCGAGAGGAATGA
- a CDS encoding Rieske 2Fe-2S domain-containing protein, with protein sequence MPDADTWIPVATLDDLWEGEVIEVAVEDRPILLAHLPGGEIRAYDGLCPHAGFPLVDGEVTDGVLTCPAHSWEFDLESGAGVNPSTCTLNRHQVRLDGDRIAISLSQGESA encoded by the coding sequence ATGCCTGACGCCGACACCTGGATCCCGGTGGCCACACTCGATGACCTGTGGGAGGGCGAGGTCATCGAGGTCGCCGTCGAGGATCGCCCGATCCTGTTGGCGCACCTGCCCGGTGGAGAGATCCGGGCGTACGACGGCCTCTGTCCGCACGCCGGTTTCCCGCTGGTCGACGGTGAGGTGACTGACGGGGTGCTGACCTGCCCCGCGCACAGCTGGGAGTTCGACCTCGAGTCCGGCGCCGGGGTGAATCCCAGCACCTGCACGCTGAACCGCCATCAGGTCCGGTTGGACGGTGACCGGATCGCCATCTCGCTCAGCCAAGGAGAGTCCGCATGA
- a CDS encoding toluene-4-monooxygenase system B family protein, giving the protein MALLPLSALFEGDVLELLIPVDDEDTVEAVGAAIAHHVVGRRVAAQDVPIRLRHNGRVLDPQERIGAAGVAPLDHVEAFYA; this is encoded by the coding sequence ATGGCGCTGTTACCGCTGAGCGCCCTGTTCGAGGGCGACGTGCTGGAACTGCTGATCCCCGTCGACGACGAGGACACCGTCGAGGCCGTGGGCGCGGCGATCGCGCACCATGTGGTCGGACGTCGGGTTGCCGCGCAGGACGTGCCGATCCGCTTGCGGCACAACGGCAGAGTGCTCGACCCGCAGGAGCGCATCGGTGCGGCCGGGGTCGCGCCCTTGGACCACGTCGAGGCGTTCTATGCCTGA
- a CDS encoding aromatic/alkene/methane monooxygenase hydroxylase/oxygenase subunit alpha: MPQLSRSDWYDLARDTNWAFRYVDEEEVFPEALSGTSRVPAEAWLKWDEPYKVTYREYVHNQVTKDTTTYSLKNAVSRSKLFDQLDPGWKSVIVAHYGAISMPEYLASIGEARMGRFGRSAAWRNTATFGTLDEIRHGQIQTFFPYGLLDKEPRGDWALKAFHTNNWIILAVRYLFDDMFVANDALSIALQLTFTLETGFTNLQFLGMAADAIDVGDLEFGSLISSIQTDEARHAQQGEPTIKVLIDNGEKEWGQFLIGHMFWRSWRIFALLTGLSMDYYTPLESRRMSFKEFIEDWVVKQFADQFRDYGLEFPWYWDEFINELTWYHHAIHLGVWNYRPTVWWNPDAGVSEAERLWLEEKYPGWNRHFGRHWDVITENVRKGDIAATLPETLPITCNLCQLPIVRAAGVLVGAHTDATPPSHVHNGRRYVFCSEPCKWIFTQRPDRFAGHLSLIDRVLSGEISPPDLGTVLEYFGLSAEEQGQDADNYAWADNNGTKG, translated from the coding sequence ATGCCCCAGCTTTCCCGCAGTGACTGGTACGACCTGGCCCGGGACACCAACTGGGCCTTCCGCTACGTCGACGAGGAGGAGGTGTTCCCGGAGGCGTTGTCGGGCACCAGCCGGGTCCCGGCCGAGGCCTGGCTCAAGTGGGACGAGCCGTACAAGGTCACCTACCGCGAGTACGTGCACAACCAGGTCACCAAGGACACCACCACCTACTCGCTGAAGAATGCGGTCAGCCGTTCCAAGCTGTTCGACCAACTCGACCCAGGCTGGAAGTCGGTGATCGTCGCGCACTACGGCGCGATCTCGATGCCCGAGTACCTGGCCTCGATCGGCGAGGCTCGGATGGGGCGGTTCGGCCGGTCCGCGGCGTGGCGCAACACCGCGACGTTCGGCACCCTCGACGAGATCCGGCACGGCCAGATTCAGACCTTCTTCCCGTACGGGCTGCTGGACAAGGAGCCGCGCGGGGACTGGGCGCTGAAAGCCTTCCACACCAACAACTGGATCATCCTGGCGGTGCGCTACCTGTTCGACGACATGTTCGTCGCCAACGACGCGTTGTCGATCGCGCTGCAGCTGACCTTCACGCTGGAGACCGGGTTCACCAACCTGCAGTTCCTCGGGATGGCCGCCGACGCGATCGACGTCGGCGACCTGGAGTTCGGTTCGCTGATCAGCTCCATCCAAACCGACGAGGCCCGGCACGCCCAGCAGGGTGAGCCGACCATCAAGGTGCTCATCGACAACGGTGAGAAGGAGTGGGGCCAATTCCTTATCGGCCACATGTTCTGGCGGTCCTGGCGGATCTTCGCGCTGCTGACAGGCCTGTCGATGGACTACTACACCCCGCTGGAGAGCCGGCGGATGAGCTTCAAGGAGTTCATCGAGGACTGGGTGGTCAAGCAGTTCGCCGACCAGTTCCGCGATTACGGTCTCGAATTTCCTTGGTACTGGGATGAGTTCATCAACGAGCTGACCTGGTACCACCACGCCATCCACCTCGGGGTGTGGAACTACCGTCCCACGGTGTGGTGGAACCCCGACGCCGGGGTGTCGGAGGCCGAGCGGCTGTGGTTGGAGGAGAAGTACCCGGGCTGGAACCGGCACTTCGGCAGGCACTGGGACGTCATCACCGAGAACGTCCGCAAGGGCGACATCGCCGCGACGCTGCCGGAGACCCTGCCGATCACCTGCAACCTGTGCCAGCTGCCGATCGTGCGGGCCGCGGGCGTGCTCGTCGGCGCACACACCGACGCCACGCCGCCGAGCCACGTGCACAACGGCCGCAGGTACGTCTTCTGCTCCGAGCCCTGCAAGTGGATCTTCACCCAGCGGCCGGACCGCTTCGCCGGACACCTGTCGCTGATCGACCGGGTGCTCTCGGGCGAGATCAGCCCGCCGGACCTGGGCACGGTGTTGGAGTACTTCGGGCTCTCGGCCGAGGAGCAGGGGCAGGACGCCGACAACTACGCATGGGCCGACAACAACGGGACGAAGGGCTGA
- a CDS encoding beta-class carbonic anhydrase, with translation MSVTDEYLANNAEYAKTFKGPLPLPPSKHVAVVACMDARLDVYRILGLKDGEAHVIRNAGGVVTDDEIRSLAISQRLLGTREIILIHHTDCGMLTFTDDEFKRQIQEETGIKPEWAAEAFPDVEEDVRQSLRRIENSPFVTLHTSLRGFVFDVATGKLNEVTL, from the coding sequence GTGTCAGTCACCGACGAATACCTGGCCAACAACGCCGAGTACGCCAAGACGTTCAAGGGCCCGCTGCCGCTGCCCCCGAGCAAGCACGTCGCGGTGGTGGCCTGCATGGACGCCCGCCTGGACGTCTACCGCATCCTGGGCCTCAAAGACGGTGAGGCGCATGTCATCCGCAATGCCGGCGGCGTCGTCACCGACGACGAGATCCGCTCGCTGGCCATCAGCCAGCGCCTGCTGGGCACCCGCGAGATCATCCTGATCCACCACACCGACTGCGGCATGCTGACCTTCACCGACGACGAGTTCAAGCGGCAGATCCAGGAGGAGACCGGCATCAAGCCGGAGTGGGCCGCCGAGGCGTTCCCCGATGTCGAGGAGGACGTGCGTCAGTCGCTGCGCCGCATCGAGAACAGCCCGTTCGTCACGCTGCACACCTCGCTGCGCGGGTTCGTTTTCGACGTCGCGACCGGAAAGCTCAACGAGGTCACGCTCTGA
- a CDS encoding MarR family winged helix-turn-helix transcriptional regulator encodes MLARRAATNHGLSITQMRVLGWLHVGPPPLARSGALARELNVADPTVSDAIAALLRKGLIQRRPDPSDGRRHDLVLTAEGRRVAGDLARWTAPAEIATSRLDDATAESLLTSLLEVLARLHDANLLPVIRACSTCVFLGREDDGYRCLVDGAPMTTADLRVDCVDHALS; translated from the coding sequence GTGCTGGCGCGGCGGGCCGCGACGAATCACGGCCTGTCGATCACCCAGATGCGGGTGCTCGGCTGGCTGCACGTCGGCCCGCCGCCGCTGGCGCGCAGCGGCGCCCTGGCCCGTGAACTCAACGTCGCCGACCCGACGGTCAGCGACGCCATCGCGGCACTGCTGCGCAAGGGGCTGATACAACGTCGGCCCGACCCCTCCGACGGACGCAGGCACGACCTGGTGCTCACCGCCGAAGGACGCCGCGTCGCAGGTGATCTCGCGCGCTGGACCGCGCCGGCCGAGATCGCCACCTCCAGACTCGACGACGCCACCGCCGAGTCACTGCTGACCTCGCTACTCGAGGTGCTGGCCCGACTGCACGACGCGAACCTGCTACCGGTGATCCGCGCGTGCAGCACGTGCGTGTTCCTGGGCCGCGAGGACGACGGCTACCGCTGTCTGGTCGACGGCGCCCCGATGACGACGGCCGACCTGCGGGTCGACTGTGTCGACCACGCTCTGAGTTGA
- a CDS encoding 3-hydroxybutyryl-CoA dehydrogenase: MGRTSEVTIQRVGVVGAGQMGSGIAEVAAKSGADVVVYEPAEQFLEAGRKRITASLERAAAKGKLSEADKDATLARLTYTTNLADLADRQLVIEAVIEDEAVKAKIFAELDEIITDPDAVLASNTSSIPIMKIAAATKNPSRVLGLHFFNPVPVLPLVELINTLVTSDAAVARVEKFAAETLGKKVVRCSDRSGFIVNALLVPYLLSAIRMVENGVASVEDIDTAVEAGLSHPMGPLRLSDLIGLDTMKLIADAMYDEYRDANYAPPPLLQRMVEAGQLGKKSGKGFYTY; encoded by the coding sequence ATGGGAAGGACTTCTGAAGTGACTATTCAACGTGTCGGCGTCGTGGGCGCCGGTCAGATGGGCAGCGGTATCGCCGAGGTCGCGGCGAAGTCGGGTGCCGATGTCGTCGTCTACGAACCGGCCGAGCAGTTCCTCGAGGCCGGCCGCAAGCGCATCACCGCGTCGCTGGAGCGCGCGGCCGCCAAGGGCAAGCTGTCGGAGGCCGACAAGGACGCCACGCTGGCGCGGCTGACCTACACCACGAACCTCGCGGACCTGGCGGACCGGCAGCTGGTGATCGAGGCCGTCATCGAGGACGAGGCCGTCAAGGCCAAGATCTTCGCCGAACTCGACGAGATCATCACCGATCCCGACGCCGTGCTCGCGTCCAACACCTCCAGCATCCCGATCATGAAAATCGCTGCGGCGACCAAGAATCCGAGCCGGGTGCTGGGGCTGCACTTCTTCAACCCGGTGCCGGTGCTGCCGCTGGTCGAGCTGATCAACACGCTGGTGACCTCCGACGCGGCGGTCGCGCGGGTGGAGAAGTTCGCCGCCGAGACGCTGGGCAAGAAGGTCGTCCGGTGTTCGGACCGTTCGGGTTTCATCGTCAACGCGCTGCTGGTGCCCTACCTGCTGTCGGCGATCCGGATGGTCGAGAACGGGGTGGCCAGCGTCGAGGACATCGACACCGCGGTCGAGGCCGGGCTGTCGCACCCGATGGGTCCGCTGCGGCTGAGCGATCTGATCGGCCTGGACACCATGAAGCTGATCGCCGACGCGATGTACGACGAGTACCGCGACGCCAACTACGCGCCGCCGCCGCTGCTGCAGCGCATGGTGGAGGCCGGGCAGCTCGGCAAGAAGTCGGGTAAGGGCTTCTACACCTACTGA